The DNA window ATTATTATCATTAACGTGCTTTCAGGCGTTGCCATACCCAAACTCTCGGACTATATCGAAAAAACTAAACAGAAAATTGATCTTTTGACACTTTATTCCTTGCGCGACGCCTTAAGCAGGGCTTTATACCAGGACGACTTTTCACGTATCGATGAATCGACAACCTGCAGCGGCAGAAAAAACAGCAAAGAAAACTTAAGCAAATGGTTAGCTAGCAAAGACGGCGTAACGTTATTCATTATCGAGCTACACGATATACTCCCTGCCAATTATCAACCTGACAACAAGAACAGAATCTCGGACAACCAAAACATGTGCGGACTCCTTACAAGCGAAGGCTTTTGGAACGACGCTCTTAGGGAAGCTGGTTTCGAAGCCGTAGCGAACATCCTCATCGACAGGCAAACCGGCAAATACCGAAAAGATAAGGGTTACACCGCCTACCAAGTGAAGATTAACAACCAAAACTGGTGGAGAACGTTCCCCACCAAGTCCCTTTTTGTCAGCAAGGCCATGAATGGAGACCCTGACGCCGCCATGACTGGAGTCGGTGGGCAAAATAGGTACAACTTTAAAATCAGGTGGACTGGCGCAAACGAGAAAAGTCATTCTCTCGAAGTTTTCATACAGAGCGCACAAGGCACAGGAGCGGGAAAACCGTTTACGACACGTCTCGGCACCTGTTTTTCAACAGATCACGCACTCTGCAACTAATGCGCTTCTACCAACAACCCTTTCCTATCGCGGTCGCCCCAAAAAGGAAAACGGGCGGCCCTTCTTTTTACTACCTTGTAGTTACTATGAGTGAAAACTGTCTTTTCTGCAAAATCATCAAGGGAGAAATCCCTTCCAAGAAAATCTACGAAGACGATGACGTATTCGCCTTCTATGACATCGCCCCGCAGGCTCCGGTACACTTTCTGGTGGTGCCGAAGCGCCACATCGCAACCATCATGGACATGAAGCCTGAAGATTGCGAACTCGTGGGCAAGATGCTCTACCGCGCACAAATTATCGCGAAGGAACTCGGCATCGAGGAATCCGGTGCACGATTCGTATTCAACTGCAAGGCCGACGCCGGACAGACGGTGTTCCACATTCACCTGCACGTGCTCGGCGGACAAGTCATGGGCTGGCCTCCGTTCCCGGAAAAATAGACGAAAGAACGCTCGTAAACTCGCTACAGACTAGAGACGATAGATTTTATAAAGGCGCTTTGCGCAT is part of the uncultured Fibrobacter sp. genome and encodes:
- a CDS encoding type IV pilin protein is translated as MLTKVLDKTKQKRRKGGFTIIELMVVIIIINVLSGVAIPKLSDYIEKTKQKIDLLTLYSLRDALSRALYQDDFSRIDESTTCSGRKNSKENLSKWLASKDGVTLFIIELHDILPANYQPDNKNRISDNQNMCGLLTSEGFWNDALREAGFEAVANILIDRQTGKYRKDKGYTAYQVKINNQNWWRTFPTKSLFVSKAMNGDPDAAMTGVGGQNRYNFKIRWTGANEKSHSLEVFIQSAQGTGAGKPFTTRLGTCFSTDHALCN
- a CDS encoding histidine triad nucleotide-binding protein; the encoded protein is MSENCLFCKIIKGEIPSKKIYEDDDVFAFYDIAPQAPVHFLVVPKRHIATIMDMKPEDCELVGKMLYRAQIIAKELGIEESGARFVFNCKADAGQTVFHIHLHVLGGQVMGWPPFPEK